The following are encoded together in the Gordonia insulae genome:
- a CDS encoding nuclear transport factor 2 family protein, protein MTVARLKEMFDQMVVRKDADLIGRYYHPDFVMTSDGLTEEFADFADGHRRVYATDIAYAIEYDEDAWVDAGDRVAGRVWITTSRPGETPTRIEVVLIASYLDGRIHRVWETTWPSWRTVDALESYEQ, encoded by the coding sequence ATGACCGTGGCTCGCCTCAAGGAGATGTTCGACCAGATGGTCGTGCGTAAGGACGCCGACCTCATCGGGCGCTACTACCACCCGGACTTCGTGATGACCTCCGACGGACTGACCGAGGAGTTCGCCGATTTCGCCGACGGTCATCGTCGCGTCTATGCGACCGACATCGCTTACGCGATCGAGTATGACGAGGACGCCTGGGTGGACGCGGGCGACCGGGTCGCGGGTCGCGTGTGGATCACCACCTCCCGACCGGGGGAGACGCCGACGCGGATCGAGGTGGTGCTCATCGCGTCCTATCTCGACGGTCGCATTCACCGGGTGTGGGAGACCACCTGGCCGAGTTGGCGAACCGTGGACGCGCTGGAGAGCTACGAGCAGTAG
- a CDS encoding CsbD family protein: protein MGVADDAKNKAEELKGRGKEAAGDLTDNQDLKDEGRGDKSVAQGKQKVTEAADAVKGKVDDLKDKLTGR from the coding sequence ATGGGAGTTGCAGACGACGCCAAGAACAAGGCCGAAGAATTGAAGGGTCGCGGTAAAGAAGCTGCCGGCGATCTCACCGACAACCAGGACCTCAAGGACGAAGGCCGTGGCGACAAGTCTGTCGCCCAGGGCAAGCAGAAGGTCACCGAGGCCGCGGATGCGGTCAAGGGCAAGGTCGACGACCTCAAGGACAAACTCACCGGACGCTAG
- a CDS encoding nucleoside deaminase, whose translation MVSSPAGPLRAEWESMMSSALLAAVDDSGADDVPIGAVVFDPGGIELARAGNRREADCDPTAHAEILALRTAASRFGDGWRLPGCTIVVTVEPCTMCAGAITLARVDTLVFGAWEPKTGAVGSLWDVVRDPRLTHRPQVVGGVREEEGRALMLDFFSARRTD comes from the coding sequence ATGGTGTCCTCGCCCGCCGGGCCGCTGCGCGCGGAATGGGAGTCCATGATGAGTTCGGCGCTGCTGGCCGCCGTCGACGACAGCGGCGCCGACGACGTCCCGATCGGGGCTGTCGTATTCGATCCGGGAGGCATCGAACTGGCCCGCGCGGGTAATCGTCGGGAGGCCGACTGCGACCCGACCGCGCACGCCGAGATTCTCGCACTCCGCACGGCGGCAAGCAGATTCGGCGACGGATGGCGGCTTCCGGGATGCACCATCGTGGTGACCGTCGAGCCGTGCACCATGTGCGCCGGGGCGATCACGCTGGCACGGGTGGACACGCTCGTGTTCGGTGCGTGGGAGCCCAAGACCGGCGCCGTCGGGTCGCTGTGGGATGTCGTGCGGGATCCCCGGCTGACCCATCGGCCGCAGGTGGTCGGCGGTGTGCGCGAGGAGGAGGGCAGAGCGTTGATGCTCGACTTCTTCAGTGCCCGGCGTACCGACTGA
- a CDS encoding tRNA adenosine deaminase-associated protein: MAGAGANVSGGSNKQDVNDEIEGFAVAVVRDEGAWKVSALNTSALRNLDDAELQLRELRATGAVFGLLDVDDEFFIVVRPGPSGAQLLISDATAGVDYDVAADALDAMNIEVPDLDPDELDDIDPWEEGDLGILADLGLPDAVMSIIVGDTDLYADEQVGMIAARLGFADQLSKVLDSLGH; the protein is encoded by the coding sequence ATGGCAGGTGCCGGCGCGAATGTATCGGGTGGTTCGAACAAGCAGGACGTCAACGACGAGATCGAGGGTTTCGCTGTCGCGGTCGTCCGCGACGAGGGCGCGTGGAAGGTTTCCGCGTTGAATACGTCGGCGTTGCGCAATCTCGATGATGCCGAGCTGCAGCTGCGTGAGCTGCGGGCCACGGGTGCGGTGTTCGGTCTGCTCGACGTCGACGACGAGTTCTTCATCGTCGTGCGGCCCGGGCCGTCCGGTGCTCAACTGCTGATCTCCGACGCGACCGCCGGCGTCGACTACGACGTCGCCGCCGACGCGCTCGATGCGATGAACATCGAGGTGCCCGACCTCGATCCCGACGAACTCGACGACATCGACCCGTGGGAAGAGGGCGATCTCGGCATCCTTGCGGACCTCGGTCTACCCGACGCCGTCATGAGCATCATCGTCGGTGACACCGATCTGTACGCCGACGAGCAGGTGGGCATGATCGCCGCGCGGCTCGGGTTCGCCGACCAGCTGTCCAAGGTTCTCGACTCACTCGGCCACTGA
- a CDS encoding prephenate dehydrogenase, which yields MTAPAARLDPHAGPPVCVLGLGLIGGSLLRALHDAGRQCYGYNRSTQTVEAATASGHRASTDLIATLRQAAADDALLVLATPMTTIDDLLPVIAEQAGTCLLTDVVSVKRPVAESVTRLARGQRYVGGHPMAGTSRSGWAATDPTLFRDAMWMVSTEDHTDPDDWLVVASLARTVGSLVVPAAPDAHDRAVAAISHLPHLTAAATAAVGAGESDLALRLAAGSFRDGTRVAGTAPALQRAMLEANGIALLNVLSEAINRLTAVRDELRDRGSVEVLVDDGHRARLAYEAIAGADPVAISGVTVGDPGWAEELRRQAHRARVWFG from the coding sequence GTGACTGCCCCTGCCGCCCGCCTCGACCCGCACGCCGGACCGCCGGTCTGTGTTCTCGGCCTCGGCCTGATCGGCGGATCGTTGCTGCGGGCACTGCACGACGCCGGTCGGCAGTGCTACGGATACAACCGGTCCACACAGACCGTCGAGGCCGCGACCGCGTCCGGCCATCGCGCCTCCACCGATCTGATCGCGACGCTGCGCCAGGCTGCCGCCGACGATGCACTGCTGGTCCTCGCCACGCCGATGACAACCATCGACGATCTCCTGCCGGTCATCGCCGAACAGGCGGGCACCTGCCTGCTCACCGACGTCGTCAGCGTCAAACGGCCGGTCGCCGAATCGGTCACCCGCCTCGCCCGCGGTCAACGCTACGTCGGCGGGCACCCGATGGCCGGAACCAGCCGATCAGGTTGGGCAGCAACCGATCCCACGCTCTTCCGCGATGCGATGTGGATGGTGAGCACCGAGGACCACACCGACCCCGACGACTGGCTGGTGGTCGCGTCCCTGGCGCGGACGGTCGGGTCGTTGGTGGTACCCGCCGCGCCCGATGCGCATGACCGGGCCGTCGCGGCCATCTCGCATCTGCCGCATCTGACGGCGGCCGCCACCGCGGCGGTCGGTGCGGGCGAGAGCGATCTGGCGCTGCGGCTGGCCGCCGGCAGCTTCCGCGACGGGACGCGGGTCGCCGGCACCGCACCGGCATTGCAGCGAGCGATGCTGGAGGCCAACGGGATCGCACTGCTGAACGTCCTCAGCGAGGCCATCAACCGGTTGACGGCCGTCCGCGACGAACTGCGCGACCGCGGCAGCGTCGAGGTGCTCGTCGACGACGGGCACCGGGCACGACTCGCCTACGAGGCGATCGCCGGTGCGGACCCGGTCGCGATCAGCGGCGTGACGGTGGGCGATCCGGGATGGGCGGAGGAACTACGGCGTCAGGCGCACCGCGCGCGGGTCTGGTTCGGCTGA
- a CDS encoding putative glycolipid-binding domain-containing protein produces the protein MITWRGEGADRLEQVRLHVTGSRIKAYGRIIAAATNEHEAFSASYELVTNDSGVTKRLSVHLVRASGETQLGITRDGENNWLVQTSEGTNRSDFNGAEDVDLALSPMFNALPIRRHGLQRGGDEIDVPVAYLYLPAGTVEPATLHYTPGPDSIGVISPIVTSTLTVDDEGFVVDYAGLATRV, from the coding sequence ATGATCACGTGGCGCGGCGAGGGTGCTGACCGGCTCGAACAGGTCCGTCTGCACGTCACCGGTTCCCGGATCAAGGCCTACGGCCGGATCATCGCGGCAGCCACGAATGAGCACGAGGCGTTCTCGGCGTCCTACGAGCTCGTCACCAACGACTCCGGTGTCACCAAGCGGTTGTCCGTCCATCTGGTGCGTGCGAGTGGAGAAACACAGCTCGGCATCACGCGTGACGGAGAGAACAATTGGCTGGTCCAGACCAGCGAGGGCACCAACCGCAGTGACTTCAACGGTGCCGAGGACGTCGACCTGGCGCTGTCCCCGATGTTCAACGCCCTGCCGATCCGCCGTCACGGACTCCAGCGCGGTGGCGACGAGATCGACGTGCCGGTCGCCTACCTCTACCTCCCGGCGGGCACCGTCGAGCCGGCCACCCTGCACTACACCCCGGGGCCCGACTCGATCGGCGTCATCTCGCCGATCGTCACCTCCACGCTGACCGTCGACGACGAGGGTTTCGTGGTCGACTACGCCGGTCTGGCCACCCGCGTCTGA
- a CDS encoding cation:proton antiporter, with translation MELLILVLVGAIIVTAVADRRGMQPALIIVVIALAVSFIPGMPRVELDSHILLTVVLPPLLYSAALGFSFPNFLRNLKPILGLGVAMVVITAVAVGWVASLVIPEFTFILALLLGAIVAPPDAVTAVAIGRKLGLPKRLMTILTGESLVNDAAALSLFAIAISQIADTHSFIGNPLALFGYNAILGPIVGAVLGMLTLWIRRHLQNPALETVQGFVVPFAAFLAAEHLHASGVLAVVIAGFVVGSGSVHAGYQTRLQERYVWNSVDVLLEAFVFAYIGLQMRFIIEDLRDARESLLHIVAASVLVLVVVLAIRPICVFAMFGRGVVSRRIDSAVNVEVPANPRRSTRPVPAEDRPPGRWRRFADRIDHRPLTWQESTVVAWTGMRGVVTLAAASGIPVTMASGEPFPERSAIQAIAFVVAVGTILIQGPTLPWLIARLNLHNEDEERYDHDQTARTETIVHTAADQVFADFVDRPPAELDAATVEFIKDTVARQSRDAEEMPDPEAHTARNDAFATLYRAVLHAQREALVADRDAGKVDDEAVRAMLERLDLQEAGLSARLESRL, from the coding sequence ATGGAACTGCTCATCCTGGTACTCGTCGGTGCCATCATCGTGACCGCCGTCGCCGACCGCCGGGGGATGCAACCCGCGCTGATCATCGTCGTGATCGCGCTCGCGGTGTCGTTCATCCCCGGTATGCCGCGAGTCGAACTCGATTCGCACATCCTGCTGACCGTTGTCCTGCCGCCACTGCTGTACTCGGCGGCCCTGGGCTTCTCGTTCCCGAACTTTCTGCGGAACCTGAAGCCGATCCTCGGCCTCGGTGTCGCGATGGTGGTGATCACCGCCGTCGCCGTCGGCTGGGTGGCGTCACTGGTCATCCCGGAGTTCACGTTCATCCTCGCGCTGCTGCTCGGGGCGATCGTCGCGCCGCCGGACGCGGTGACCGCGGTCGCCATCGGCCGTAAACTCGGCCTGCCGAAGCGGCTGATGACCATCCTCACCGGTGAGAGTCTGGTCAACGACGCCGCAGCGCTCTCCCTGTTCGCGATCGCCATCTCCCAGATCGCCGACACCCACTCGTTCATCGGCAACCCGCTCGCGCTGTTCGGCTACAACGCGATCCTCGGCCCGATCGTCGGTGCGGTGCTCGGCATGCTCACCCTCTGGATCCGTCGGCATCTGCAGAACCCTGCCCTCGAGACCGTGCAGGGCTTCGTCGTGCCGTTCGCCGCCTTCCTCGCGGCAGAGCACCTCCACGCGTCGGGCGTGCTGGCCGTCGTGATCGCCGGATTCGTCGTCGGCTCCGGATCGGTCCACGCCGGCTACCAGACGCGACTCCAGGAACGGTATGTCTGGAACTCGGTCGACGTCCTGCTCGAGGCCTTCGTGTTCGCCTACATCGGTCTGCAGATGCGGTTCATCATCGAAGACCTGCGCGACGCCCGAGAGTCGTTGCTGCACATCGTCGCCGCCTCGGTCCTGGTGCTCGTCGTGGTGCTGGCGATCCGGCCGATCTGTGTCTTCGCGATGTTCGGCCGGGGCGTGGTGAGCCGGCGCATCGACAGCGCGGTCAACGTCGAGGTGCCGGCCAACCCTCGGCGCTCGACGAGACCCGTTCCCGCGGAGGACCGTCCGCCCGGACGATGGCGCCGATTTGCCGACCGCATCGATCATCGCCCACTCACCTGGCAGGAGTCGACGGTGGTCGCCTGGACCGGGATGCGCGGCGTGGTCACCCTCGCCGCTGCCTCCGGCATCCCGGTGACCATGGCGTCGGGCGAACCGTTCCCCGAGCGTTCGGCGATCCAGGCGATCGCCTTCGTGGTCGCGGTCGGGACGATCCTGATCCAGGGACCCACACTGCCGTGGCTCATCGCACGGCTGAACCTGCACAACGAGGACGAGGAACGGTACGACCACGATCAGACGGCCCGGACCGAGACCATCGTGCACACGGCCGCGGATCAGGTGTTCGCCGACTTCGTCGACCGCCCGCCGGCAGAACTGGATGCCGCGACCGTGGAGTTCATCAAGGACACCGTCGCGCGACAGTCCCGCGACGCGGAGGAGATGCCGGACCCGGAGGCCCACACGGCCCGTAACGACGCGTTCGCGACCCTCTACCGCGCGGTGCTGCATGCGCAACGGGAGGCCTTGGTCGCCGACCGGGACGCCGGGAAGGTCGACGATGAGGCGGTGCGCGCCATGCTGGAACGCCTCGACCTGCAGGAAGCGGGCTTGTCGGCGCGCCTCGAGAGTCGTCTCTGA
- the aqpZ gene encoding aquaporin Z, whose amino-acid sequence MASPSTAAKLAAEFFGTFWLVFGGCGSAIFAAKQIAQSDDGQNTFQVGIGFLGVALAFGLTVVTMAYAVGHISGAHFNPAITLGAAVGGRLSWKELPGYWISQVVGGLLAGLILLVIAKGKPGFVAEGNMAANGYGEHSPGNYSLAAVIIAEVLLTAFFLIVILGATEERSNKGFGPLAIGLTLTLIHLISIPISNTSVNPARSTAVAFFNGNGAPGQLWVFWVAPLLGGLIGGVLYPLLFENGKFVLGAKSAPATPASRSDSVEA is encoded by the coding sequence ATGGCATCTCCATCCACCGCGGCGAAACTCGCCGCCGAGTTCTTCGGCACCTTCTGGCTGGTGTTCGGAGGTTGCGGCAGTGCGATTTTCGCGGCCAAGCAGATCGCCCAGTCCGACGACGGGCAGAACACGTTCCAGGTAGGTATCGGATTCCTCGGTGTGGCACTCGCATTCGGCCTCACCGTGGTCACCATGGCCTACGCTGTCGGCCACATCTCGGGGGCGCACTTCAATCCGGCGATCACCCTGGGCGCTGCCGTCGGCGGCCGTCTGTCATGGAAGGAACTGCCCGGTTACTGGATCTCCCAGGTCGTCGGTGGGCTCCTGGCGGGCCTGATCCTTCTCGTGATCGCCAAGGGCAAACCAGGTTTCGTCGCCGAGGGAAACATGGCCGCGAACGGCTACGGCGAACACTCGCCCGGCAACTACTCGCTGGCCGCGGTGATCATCGCCGAGGTCCTGCTCACCGCGTTCTTCCTGATCGTGATCCTCGGCGCCACCGAGGAGCGATCCAACAAGGGTTTCGGGCCGTTGGCCATCGGCCTCACGCTGACCTTGATCCACCTCATCTCGATCCCGATCAGCAACACGTCGGTGAACCCTGCACGGTCGACCGCTGTCGCCTTCTTCAACGGGAACGGTGCGCCGGGACAGCTGTGGGTGTTCTGGGTCGCACCACTTCTCGGCGGTCTCATCGGCGGGGTGCTCTACCCGTTGCTGTTCGAGAACGGGAAGTTCGTCCTGGGCGCCAAGTCGGCCCCGGCAACGCCCGCCTCCCGCTCGGATTCTGTGGAGGCATGA